The following coding sequences are from one Anguilla anguilla isolate fAngAng1 chromosome 12, fAngAng1.pri, whole genome shotgun sequence window:
- the LOC118209139 gene encoding galectin-6-like — MKFDNPKVPSRVPIEGGLRPGMTVYFKGTVHSNVNRFAFNLLCAHSIAMHFNPRFRGWSGVVFNTRQHRRWKREERTRQPFQKGADFEVLYTVTPEGYQVDVNGALLHLFRHRMPAEQVIGLNFNGNISLETIIIGSIPLLYSIDGGLKTGMSVFIKGLVHCDINRFHVNLQHGDQKRCDKALHFNPRFKHQEVVVFNTFRNGRWENEERPGGMPFTKGEVFELVFTVTSEGYQVKVNDNEFYLFKHRMPVEHASAIKIAGDVSIQTVDITQTQEVDIQICEFGGPVICALGPAIMAPPVLEPPVLPVKKIDQDLDPIYCGLRAGMSVYFKGTVPKDCRRFSINLYCQEQKSRDNAFHFNPRFDTNMVVFNTFRNGRWENEERPSEMPFSRGENFKLVYIITSEGYQVIVNDSPFHMFKHRMPLEDVTAIKFVGDVAIEAINIAESLCFREETEACRDYFI; from the exons ATGAAGTTCGACAACCCA AAAGTCCCATCTAGAGTGCCCATAGAGGGCGGTTTGAGGCCAGGGATGACTGTTTACTTCAAGGGAACTGTTCACTCCAATGTAAACAG GTTCGCCTTTAACCTGCTGTGTGCACACAGCATAGCCATGCACTTCAACCCCCGATTCAGGGGCTGGAGTGGAGTGGTGTTCAATACCCGTCAACACCGCAGATGGAAGCGTGAGGAGAGGACCCGTCAGCCTTTCCAAAAAGGGGCTGACTTTGAGGTGCTTTACACAGTCACCCCAGAGGGATACCAG GTGGATGTTAATGGTGCGCTGCTCCACCTGTTCAGGCATCGCATGCCGGCGGAGCAGGTGATAGGCCTAAATTTCAATGGGAATATCAGTTTGGAGACTATCATCATCGGG AGCATCCCACTTTTATATTCAATTGATGGTGGTCTGAAAACTGGAATGTCTGTGTTCATCAAAGGACTGGTTCACTGTGACATCAACAG GTTCCACGTCAACCTGCAGCATGGGGACCAGAAACGCTGTGACAAAGCCTTACACTTCAACCCTCGGTTTAAGCACCAAgaggtggtggtgttcaacacCTTCCGGAACGGCAGATGGGAAAATGAGGAGAGACCCGGTGGGATGCCCTTCACAAAGGGGGAAGTCTTCGAGCTGGTCTTCACTGTCACCTCAGAGGGCTACCAG GTGAAAGTGAATGATAATGAGTTCTACTTGTTCAAGCACCGCATGCCAGTGGAGCACGCGAGTGCCATTAAGATCGCTGGGGACGTCTCCATACAGACCGTCGACATAACTCAG acacAAGAAGTGGACATACAGATATGTGAG tttggaGGACCAGTGATATGTGCCTTAGGTCCAGCAATTATGGCACCACCAGTTCTGGAACCACCAGTTCTACCAGTAAAGAAG ATTGACCAGGATTTGGATCCCATCTATTGTGGTTTGAGGGCAGGGATGTCTGTGTACTTCAAAGGAACTGTTCCCAAAGACTGTCGCAG GTTCAGCATCAATCTATACTGTCAGGAGCAGAAGAGCCGTGACAACGCCTTCCACTTCAACCCCCGATTTGATACCAATATGGTGGTGTTCAACACCTTCCGAAATGGCAGATGGGAAAATGAGGAGAGGCCCTCTGAGATGCCCTTCAGTAGGGGCGAGAACTTTAAGCTGGTCTACATTATCACCTCAGAGGGCTACCAG GTGATTGTGAACGACAGTCCCTTTCACATGTTCAAGCACCGCATGCCGTTGGAGGATGTGACCGCCATAAAGTTCGTTGGGGATGTAGCCATTGAGGCCATCAACATCGCAGAG agtttgtgtttcagggaggagacagaggcATGCAGGGACTACTTCATCTAG